The Amycolatopsis sp. DG1A-15b genome window below encodes:
- the coaA gene encoding type I pantothenate kinase, whose amino-acid sequence MTRVRELSPYVELHREQWKELRSSTPLPLTAAELLRLRGLGEQVDLAEVADVYLPLSRLINLQVAARQRLYEATTTFLGDDSRGTKVPFVIGIAGSVAVGKSTTARLLRTLLARWPDHPRVDLVTTDGFLYPRAELMRRGIMHRKGFPESYDRRALLRFVTEVKSGAERVAAPVYSHLAYDILPGQEQVVQQPDILIVEGLNVLQPGPRLMVSDLFDFSIYVDAHTDDIQRWYVERFLELRHTAFADPASHFHHFAGLPDDEARAEARHLWHSINEPNLMENIKPTRPRATLVLRKDCDHAINRVRLRKL is encoded by the coding sequence ATGACCCGGGTCCGCGAACTCAGCCCGTATGTCGAGCTGCACCGGGAACAATGGAAAGAACTGCGAAGTTCGACGCCGCTGCCGTTGACGGCGGCCGAGCTGCTGCGGCTGCGCGGTCTCGGCGAGCAGGTCGACCTGGCCGAGGTGGCCGACGTCTACCTGCCGCTGTCCCGCCTGATCAACCTGCAGGTCGCCGCGCGCCAGCGGCTCTACGAAGCGACGACGACGTTCCTCGGTGACGACTCCCGCGGCACGAAGGTCCCGTTCGTGATCGGCATCGCCGGGAGCGTGGCGGTCGGCAAGTCGACCACCGCCCGCCTCCTGCGCACGCTGCTCGCCCGCTGGCCGGACCACCCGCGCGTCGACCTGGTCACCACCGACGGCTTCCTGTACCCGCGGGCCGAGCTGATGCGGCGCGGGATCATGCACCGCAAGGGCTTCCCGGAGAGCTACGACCGCCGCGCGCTGCTGCGGTTCGTCACGGAGGTCAAGTCGGGTGCCGAGCGCGTCGCCGCGCCGGTGTACTCGCACCTGGCCTACGACATCCTGCCCGGCCAGGAGCAGGTGGTGCAGCAGCCGGACATCCTCATCGTCGAAGGCTTGAACGTGCTGCAGCCGGGGCCGCGGCTGATGGTGTCCGACCTGTTCGACTTCTCGATCTACGTCGACGCGCACACCGACGACATCCAGCGCTGGTACGTCGAGCGGTTCCTCGAACTGCGGCACACGGCGTTCGCGGACCCGGCGTCGCACTTCCACCACTTCGCCGGCCTGCCCGACGACGAGGCCCGCGCCGAGGCGCGGCACCTGTGGCACTCGATCAACGAGCCGAACCTGATGGAGAACATCAAGCCGACCCGGCCGCGGGCGACGCTGGTGCTGCGCAAGGACTGCGACCACGCCATCAACCGGGTCCGCCTGCGCAAGCTCTGA
- a CDS encoding macro domain-containing protein has product MTAESGTHAGREGAKPPVAPRAPELVLCAVDEPLADAWTAAAQKLAGRVRVHRGSVLDVVAQAVVSPANSYGWMRGGIDAVYARAFPGVEQSVRSAVLAFHGGELPIGDAVVVPTGEAEPAWLISAPTMREPGELLPADTVHPYLAARAVFLTWRDGRLDHGPVREFVHTVAMPGLGTGVGGVAPATCARQVAAAWDEVFGNRDAR; this is encoded by the coding sequence GTGACCGCCGAATCGGGCACGCACGCCGGACGTGAGGGCGCCAAGCCGCCGGTCGCCCCTCGCGCACCGGAGCTGGTGCTGTGCGCCGTCGATGAACCACTCGCCGATGCCTGGACCGCCGCCGCGCAGAAGCTCGCCGGCCGGGTCCGGGTGCACCGCGGGTCGGTGCTCGACGTCGTGGCCCAGGCCGTGGTCAGCCCGGCCAACTCCTACGGCTGGATGCGCGGCGGTATCGACGCCGTCTACGCGCGGGCGTTCCCGGGCGTGGAGCAGAGCGTCCGCAGCGCCGTCCTGGCCTTCCACGGCGGTGAGCTGCCGATCGGCGACGCCGTGGTGGTGCCGACCGGCGAAGCCGAGCCGGCGTGGTTGATCAGCGCGCCGACCATGCGGGAGCCGGGCGAACTGCTGCCCGCCGACACCGTCCACCCCTACCTCGCGGCCCGCGCGGTGTTCCTGACCTGGCGCGACGGCCGGCTCGACCACGGCCCGGTGCGGGAGTTCGTCCACACGGTCGCGATGCCGGGGCTCGGCACCGGCGTCGGCGGCGTCGCCCCCGCGACCTGCGCCCGGCAGGTCGCCGCGGCCTGGGACGAAGTCTTCGGAAATCGTGACGCTCGGTGA
- the pheA gene encoding prephenate dehydratase, which yields MSRIAYFGPRGTFTEQAARVLAAGAELIPVETIRQAMTAVREGAADAACVPIENSVEGVVPATLDALSEAEPLVAVAETILPIHFSVLTRPGGGEIRTVASHPHALAQVREWLDAHLPGANAVASSSTSAAAVGVLEGDFDAAVCAPVAVEHYALDVLATEVADVTDAATRFLLVRRPGELPEPTGADRTSVVAAAANRTGTLAELLTELASRGINLTRLDARPTRSNFGEYRFFIDFEGHVAEPRVLDALTALRRHCRNLRFLGSHPRADGVSTTIEPGFGNDDFLEAAAWADAVRKGAQA from the coding sequence GTGTCACGGATCGCATACTTCGGCCCCCGGGGGACCTTCACCGAACAGGCCGCGCGGGTGCTCGCCGCCGGCGCGGAACTGATCCCGGTCGAGACCATCAGGCAGGCGATGACGGCCGTCCGCGAGGGCGCGGCGGACGCCGCCTGCGTCCCCATCGAGAACTCCGTCGAAGGCGTGGTGCCCGCCACGCTCGACGCGCTCAGCGAGGCGGAGCCGCTGGTCGCCGTCGCCGAGACCATCCTGCCGATCCACTTCAGCGTGCTGACCCGGCCCGGGGGCGGGGAGATCCGGACCGTCGCCAGCCACCCGCACGCGCTGGCCCAGGTCCGCGAGTGGCTCGACGCGCACCTGCCCGGCGCGAACGCGGTGGCGTCGTCGTCGACGTCCGCCGCCGCGGTCGGCGTGCTGGAGGGCGACTTCGACGCGGCGGTCTGCGCCCCGGTGGCGGTCGAGCACTACGCCCTCGACGTGCTGGCCACCGAAGTCGCCGACGTCACCGACGCGGCGACGCGGTTCCTGCTGGTCCGCCGGCCGGGCGAGCTGCCGGAGCCGACCGGCGCGGACCGGACGTCCGTGGTCGCCGCGGCCGCGAACCGCACCGGCACGCTCGCCGAGCTGCTCACCGAGCTGGCCAGCCGCGGCATCAACCTGACCCGGCTCGACGCCCGGCCGACGCGCAGCAACTTCGGCGAGTACCGCTTCTTCATCGACTTCGAGGGGCACGTGGCCGAGCCCCGGGTCCTCGACGCGCTGACGGCGTTGCGCCGGCACTGCCGCAACCTGCGGTTCCTCGGCTCGCACCCGCGTGCCGACGGCGTCTCCACCACGATCGAGCCCGGTTTCGGCAACGACGACTTCCTCGAAGCCGCCGCGTGGGCCGACGCCGTCCGCAAGGGGGCCCAGGCGTGA
- a CDS encoding histidine phosphatase family protein yields MRLLLIRHGQTDGNVRGALDTALPGPPLTELGRRQADALAARLAEEPLVAVYASQATRAQQTAAPLAARLSLEVQVVDGVHEVVAGDLEGATDHASIRTYMETVRRWTLGELAPSLPGGESGTSVRTRMLDAVGRLRAKHEQADPDGVIALVSHGGAIRLAAEWLAPNVHPDVANAALIPNTGLVELVAQPDGRWRCLTWVDTPL; encoded by the coding sequence GTGAGGCTGCTGCTCATCCGCCACGGGCAGACCGACGGGAACGTCCGCGGCGCGCTCGACACCGCCCTGCCCGGCCCGCCGCTGACCGAGCTCGGCCGGCGGCAGGCGGACGCCCTCGCGGCGCGGCTGGCCGAGGAGCCGCTGGTCGCCGTCTACGCGTCGCAGGCGACGCGCGCCCAGCAGACGGCGGCGCCGCTGGCCGCGCGGCTCTCCCTGGAGGTGCAGGTCGTCGACGGGGTGCACGAGGTCGTCGCGGGTGACCTCGAAGGGGCGACGGACCACGCGTCGATCCGGACCTACATGGAGACGGTCCGGCGCTGGACGCTCGGCGAACTGGCGCCGTCGCTGCCCGGCGGCGAGAGCGGCACGAGCGTGCGCACCCGGATGCTGGACGCGGTCGGCCGGCTGCGCGCCAAGCACGAGCAGGCCGACCCGGACGGGGTGATCGCCCTGGTCAGCCACGGCGGTGCGATCCGGCTGGCCGCTGAATGGCTGGCCCCGAACGTGCACCCGGACGTCGCCAACGCGGCGCTGATCCCCAACACCGGTCTCGTGGAGCTGGTGGCGCAGCCGGATGGCCGGTGGCGCTGCCTGACCTGGGTCGACACGCCGCTCTGA
- a CDS encoding DUF4232 domain-containing protein: MDMKLSRLFPVVAASAGVLALSACGGGGTTNAANSSTPSTSASPTATTTVTTATPSPTPTSTPAEPPAAQPADNGLCKSGDVKLSLGQGDSGAGSTFRPLLIRNSSAKPCTIQGFPGVSYVAGADGHQVGKDAFRDGTKGNAVKLNPGQTAAADIQFVNVRNFDPGTCQPTPVKGLRIYLPQETASNFVPDDGTGCASTKIPGNQLAVKTVHPA, translated from the coding sequence ATTGACATGAAGCTTTCACGGTTGTTCCCGGTCGTCGCGGCTTCGGCGGGCGTCCTCGCGCTCTCCGCCTGCGGCGGGGGCGGCACCACGAACGCGGCGAACAGCTCGACGCCGTCGACCTCGGCGTCGCCGACCGCCACCACCACGGTCACCACCGCCACGCCGAGCCCCACCCCCACCTCGACGCCGGCCGAGCCGCCCGCGGCCCAGCCCGCCGACAACGGGCTGTGCAAGTCCGGGGACGTCAAGCTCTCGCTCGGTCAGGGCGACTCGGGCGCCGGCTCGACGTTCCGGCCGCTGCTCATCAGGAACTCCAGCGCGAAGCCCTGCACCATCCAGGGATTCCCCGGCGTGTCCTATGTGGCCGGTGCGGACGGGCACCAGGTCGGCAAGGACGCCTTCCGTGACGGCACCAAGGGCAACGCCGTCAAGCTCAACCCCGGCCAGACCGCGGCCGCCGACATCCAGTTCGTCAACGTGCGCAACTTCGACCCGGGCACCTGCCAGCCGACGCCGGTCAAGGGGCTGCGCATCTACCTGCCGCAGGAGACCGCGTCGAACTTCGTGCCGGACGACGGCACCGGCTGCGCGAGCACGAAGATCCC